Proteins found in one Arachis stenosperma cultivar V10309 chromosome 8, arast.V10309.gnm1.PFL2, whole genome shotgun sequence genomic segment:
- the LOC130944289 gene encoding probable magnesium transporter NIPA9 isoform X2: MWESIVLTVVATAGNNVGKILQKKGTLILPPLSFKLKVIKAYASNKTWLIGFLMDIIGALLMLRALSLAPVSVIQPVSGSGLAILSIFSHFYLKEVMNVVDWVGITLAGFGTIGVGAGGEEQEASALSILRIPWLILLNAWLRICKRHRREQEMMEYDVVEEIIYGLESGILFGMASVISKMGFLFLEQGFPSLLVPMCIIISVFFSGAGLFYQTRGLKHGRAIIVSTCAAVASILTGVLAGMLALGERLPSAPKARFALLLGWLLIIVGVVLLVGSKRLVRFLRVPSRRFKNYGTRRVGTSRIKEPSPTAVVQAATLNHLLSSASKEKA; the protein is encoded by the exons atgTGGGAATCTATTGTTTTGACGGTGGTTGCCACCGCCGGCAACAACGTCGGCAAGATCCTTCAGAAGAAGGGCACACTCATTCTCCCCCCTCTCTCTTTCAAGCTCAAG GTCATAAAGGCATATGCTTCAAACAAAACCTGGTTGATAGGTTTTCTTATGGACATAATTGGGGCACTGTTGATGTTAAGGGCACTTTCTCTAGCTCCT GTCTCTGTTATCCAACCAGTTTCTGGCAGTGGATTGGCCATTCTTTCGATCTTTTCGCATTTTTATCTTAAGGAAGTCATGAATGTTGTTGATTGGGTTGGCATTACCTTGGCAGGTTTTGGCACAATAG GAGTTGGTGCTGGAGGTGAGGAGCAAGAGGCTTCTGCTCTATCCATTTTACGTATACCGTGGCTG ATACTACTTAATGCATGGCTTCGTATATGCAAACGTCATCGCAGAGAACAAGAGAtg ATGGAATATGATGTTGTTGAGGAAATCATATATGGCTTGGAATCTGGAATTCTGTTCGG GATGGCTTCTGTAATTTCGAAGATGGGATTTTTATTCCTGGAGCAAGGTTTCCCCAGCCTGTTGGTTCCTATGTGCATCATCATCAGTGTATTCTTTAGTGGTGCAGGCTTATTCTACCAG ACACGCGGCCTAAAGCATGGGAGGGCTATTATAGTTTCTACATGTGCAGCTGTGGCATCAATTTTGACTGGTGTACTTGCTGGGATGCTTGCTTTAGGCGAGCGACTCCCTTCGGCCCCAAAAGCTCGTTTCGCACTTCTTCTTGGATG GCTGCTTATCATTGTTGGCGTGGTTTTACTCGTGGGTTCAAAAAGGCTGGTGAGATTTCTTAGAGTTCCTTCGCGCCGCTTTAAGAATTATGGCACTCGAAGAGTCGGGACATCCCGTATCAAGGAACCAAGCCCAACTGCTGTCGTTCAAGCAGCAACCTTGAATCATTTACTATCATCAGCTTCAAAAGAAAAAGCTTGA
- the LOC130944289 gene encoding probable magnesium transporter NIPA9 isoform X1: MWESIVLTVVATAGNNVGKILQKKGTLILPPLSFKLKVIKAYASNKTWLIGFLMDIIGALLMLRALSLAPVSVIQPVSGSGLAILSIFSHFYLKEVMNVVDWVGITLAGFGTIGVGAGGEEQEASALSILRIPWLVFVVFILFILLNAWLRICKRHRREQEMMEYDVVEEIIYGLESGILFGMASVISKMGFLFLEQGFPSLLVPMCIIISVFFSGAGLFYQTRGLKHGRAIIVSTCAAVASILTGVLAGMLALGERLPSAPKARFALLLGWLLIIVGVVLLVGSKRLVRFLRVPSRRFKNYGTRRVGTSRIKEPSPTAVVQAATLNHLLSSASKEKA; encoded by the exons atgTGGGAATCTATTGTTTTGACGGTGGTTGCCACCGCCGGCAACAACGTCGGCAAGATCCTTCAGAAGAAGGGCACACTCATTCTCCCCCCTCTCTCTTTCAAGCTCAAG GTCATAAAGGCATATGCTTCAAACAAAACCTGGTTGATAGGTTTTCTTATGGACATAATTGGGGCACTGTTGATGTTAAGGGCACTTTCTCTAGCTCCT GTCTCTGTTATCCAACCAGTTTCTGGCAGTGGATTGGCCATTCTTTCGATCTTTTCGCATTTTTATCTTAAGGAAGTCATGAATGTTGTTGATTGGGTTGGCATTACCTTGGCAGGTTTTGGCACAATAG GAGTTGGTGCTGGAGGTGAGGAGCAAGAGGCTTCTGCTCTATCCATTTTACGTATACCGTGGCTGGTATTTGTCGTTTTCATCTTGTTT ATACTACTTAATGCATGGCTTCGTATATGCAAACGTCATCGCAGAGAACAAGAGAtg ATGGAATATGATGTTGTTGAGGAAATCATATATGGCTTGGAATCTGGAATTCTGTTCGG GATGGCTTCTGTAATTTCGAAGATGGGATTTTTATTCCTGGAGCAAGGTTTCCCCAGCCTGTTGGTTCCTATGTGCATCATCATCAGTGTATTCTTTAGTGGTGCAGGCTTATTCTACCAG ACACGCGGCCTAAAGCATGGGAGGGCTATTATAGTTTCTACATGTGCAGCTGTGGCATCAATTTTGACTGGTGTACTTGCTGGGATGCTTGCTTTAGGCGAGCGACTCCCTTCGGCCCCAAAAGCTCGTTTCGCACTTCTTCTTGGATG GCTGCTTATCATTGTTGGCGTGGTTTTACTCGTGGGTTCAAAAAGGCTGGTGAGATTTCTTAGAGTTCCTTCGCGCCGCTTTAAGAATTATGGCACTCGAAGAGTCGGGACATCCCGTATCAAGGAACCAAGCCCAACTGCTGTCGTTCAAGCAGCAACCTTGAATCATTTACTATCATCAGCTTCAAAAGAAAAAGCTTGA